CTTATATCACACTACTCCCACATTTCTGGGTGGCGCTGCTAATAAGCTAGAGCTAGCTAGTTCTTCTGAGGTCCCTTCAATCAGCTATATAGATAGCAATGGCCGGCTTAGATACTTTCAAAGACCAGCAGGTTTGtgatgattgatttttttttcttctttactgTCCCCATTTTTACTCATTTCCATACTAGGGTTTGTCATGAATGTGTTTATTAAAACTGCCATTTACCTGTAGTAGGGCAATGCATCTAGTCATTAATTGCTAGATGCTCTACTTCTTATAAATAAAAACTTTAATCAATATTAATTATTTCAGggctatgaagaagaaaaaaaccaaaCGATGACAGAAACTTGTACAATGGATGGAGCCGTTGATTGGAATGGCCGCCCTGCAATCCGAGGGAGAACTGGTTCTTGGGTTGCTGCAATTCTCATATTATGTACATAATTAACCCTAGCTAATTAAGCTCCATGTATATAGATAAACTAATTACAACATGAATTTATCTATTTAATCTCGACATGCTTTATGTGATTATACCAAAAGCCACGTCTGTACTAATTAAACCTGCAAATTTGGGTCTCAATGAGTCTATTGCCAAAACTTGGTATAGTAGTTTGGATTCTTTTCTCCATCATCAGCGTACATActtcttaatttttattttattttattttttattttagatgGATAGATCTCACATTTTTCACAAAATAAACAAGGCTAATCACATATTCACAGATCAATTATTTGTTCCTAAACATTATGATAATATTCTAAACCATAATTCATTATGGTATATCGTATCGTTATATGTTTCATatagttttctttctttggtcaAATTGATGTTTCATTATTGGGTAAACTTATATACAGTATATTTTTTCTCTAATATTAGTGAATCAAGGATTGGCAACATTGGCATTCTTTGGAGTAGGAGTGAACTTGGTATTGTTCTTGACAAGGGTACTGGGACAAGACAACGCTGAGGCTGCAAACAATGTCAGCAAATGGACCGGAACAGTTTACATGTTCTCTCTTCTTGGGGCTTTTCTTAGTGATTCTTACTGGGGGAGATACAAAACTTGTGCTATCTTTCAAGTTATTTTTGTCATTGTAAGTTTCTCATTACCAATCAAAATCCTAATCATAAATTCGTCGACGATAAAAATTTTTCCAGAGATTATATGAGCATAGATGATATAATTAAGCAAATATATGTTCCTGTATTGGTAAAAAataggttttttcttttttcttttttcttttttcatttggtACACAGAATTATCCAGTTACCGTTATTTATACAAAAAGTCTTTCTAGAATTCTAGTATATATTCATGTAGTTAATATCTTTTACAGGGCTTGACATTGTTGTCACTAACAACGTACCTATTCCTGCTCAAGCCTAAAGGTTGCGGTGATGAGCAATCTCCATGTGGAGACCATTCGAATTTTGAATTCGCAATGTTTTACATCTCCATATATCTCATTGCACTAGGGAATGGCGGATACCAACCTAACATAGCTACATTTGGAGCGGACCAGTTTGATGAGGACGACCTCAAAGAAGGTCACTCGAAAATTGCCTTCTTCAGCTATTTCTACTTGGCTTTGAATCTTGGCTCCCTCTTCTCTAACACAATATTAGGGTATTTTGAGGATAAAGGACTATGGACTGTAGGGTTTTGGGCATCTACAGGCTCTGCTGGCATGGCAttgattttgtttctttgcGGAACTCCAAGGTATAGGCATTTTAAGCCTCAGGGCAATCCGCTTTCTAGGTTATGTCACGTACTGGTTGCTGCAACAAGAAAATGGAAGGTTAAGATGACGTCAGATGGAGATGACCATTTGTATGAGGAACATGGGAAACAATGCTCTGAAAATCAGAGTAGGAAAATACTTCACACCCGAGGAATCAAGTGAGTTCACATTTTTTAAGTTCTATTGAAATTTAAACTCAGTAACCATTATAGTTGTCAGATCTTCAGGGCCGAACCAGAGATTTTCGAAGAACTTTAAAAGTTGAACCCTCTAATGGTATTatgcattcttttttttttccctctttttttttttccataagaaTTTTCctgaaataaattaataaactcTAAATCAAACAATAAAATAGCAAACAAAACGTAATATTCAAAATATTTGGGCTTGAGGCAATAGTCTCTTGGGACTCTCCTCAGGTCTCGGTCTGCGGATCTCGATTAATTAATTCTCGATCTATTTCTAAACAAGATTCATGTTATTCAACAGGTTCTTGGATAGGGCAGCAATCGTCACATCAGAGGAGTTGAACCAAATAGACAGATGTTCTCCAAATCCATGGCGGCTTTGCACAGTGACACAAGTAGAAGAAGTTAAATGCGTACTGAGATTACTTCCAATTTGGCTATGTACGATACTATACTCAGTTGTTTTCACACAAATGGCCTCCCTCTTTGTAGAACAAGGTGCTGTAAtgaaaaccaccatctccaagTTCCACATTCCCCCAGCGAGCATGTCAAGTTTCGACATTCTCAGCGTGGCAACTTTTATCTTCATTTACCGGCGAGTTCTCGACCCACTCATTGCCAAGGTAAGGAAAAAAGGACTCACTGAGCTTCAAAGAATGGGGATTGGTCTTGTCATTGCCATCATGTCTATGATCTCAGCAGGAGTTGTGGAGTGTTTTAGGTTAAAATATGCAAGAACAAATTGCGCCGCTACCGGTTGTGAGAGTTCAAGTTCGTTGAGCATATTTTGGCAAGTTCCTCAATATGTGCTCGTCGGAGCTTCCGAAGTGTTCATGTACGTGGGTCAGCTTGAATTCTTCAATAGTCAAGCACCTGATGGGTTAAAGAGCTTTGGTAGTGCACTATGCATGACTTCAATATCACTTGGAAACTATGTGAGTAGTTTACTGGTTACGATAGTGATGAAGTTTTCTAGTAGGGATGATATGAGTGGATGGATCCCTGGAAACCTTAACAACGGTCATCTGGAAAGGTTTTACTTTCTCTTAGCAGCTTTGACTACTGCTGATCTCATGGTCTATATAGTTTGTGCCAAGTGGTACAAGTATATCAAGTTTGAAGCAAAGGGAGGAGATGACCGCAATGAAAATATTAGGCAAGGTGAACTTAGAGTCTGATCATTTTCGGAAATATTTAGTGTGCGGGCTACTAAACTAATAAAGTAAAGATGAATGGGATAAGTCGTACAACTTATTTCGGTAAAATCTTTCTTTAATTATTATATTGAACTGTTAATGCAATATAAGCTCGTGAGTGGAACTCAGAACATCCCACTTTCAAATGGGATTGAGACGAATGCATTTAGACCATATGATACTGGGCCACTTCTTTCGGTAAAACAAACATTTCTTGCGGTGAAACTAGAGAGATGCTTTTCCATTTCTTCGAGTTGAGCAAAATGTGTTGTAAAAATTATATCATCTGCATAAGAAATAAATtacatttctttatttttaccaTCAACTATATTACACCAAATTGTGATTGTCTCCATCTTTTTCCATTCCTCTcaaattgttatatatatatatatatatatatatatatatatatatatccagagtgaggcctcgccctgaaattaaagtgtgatgTTAgaatttagggtcacttttcagtctcatatccacatctcgattgttcagtttttaggtactaatgtatagatcatctctgcaaaattcagccaaattgattgtcAAAGGTATTGATAACTGCTTTAAAGCTaatacggttcaggttggacatatatatatatatatatatatatatatatataggatagcTCACCcaaagaaatgaaatttcaaaaaCTAGACAGAACGTCCACTGCCGTTAGATATTCAACCCAGTACATATCCTAGTAATCAGTTTTTTGTCTCTTCTAATAAAACATACGAATGGAACATTGATAATCTATCAGAACaagaaatattatataaattacATCATGTGTCCATGGCGGCCAATGGCTATGTCACCAATCATAATTTTAGTTAGCCTGAAATTATTGACATCGTCTCCACAGGATTCATAGGAATGCTTCATTCCTAGTGGGAGAAACATCTCACACCTGATTCTAGAGTAGCCATTAAACAAGCAGTTAAACATGATGAGGAAGGACTTCCAATCTTTGATGAAAACATCGGGATGGGAATTTCTAATGCTGTCAACACTTTGTTTTACACAATTATTCACCACTTCATAGGCACACCTAGTCACATTACCTCTAGAATCCATAATCAACTTGGCAATCTCAATGTCCAACCTtaaatgattttaaatggtataaAGATGTTTTCATTTCTAGAGTTATGCTTAGAGATGATAGTAACCAACCCttctggaaagaaaaattcataaaTGGCTTGCCCAAACTATTTGCTCACAAAATTAGACAAGTCCTGAGTAATAAAATAGGGCACATTAATTACAATACCCTTACTTATGGAAATATTATTACAGTTATTCAAAAAGAAAGATTAAAAATGTGCATAGACATGAAATTAAACTCTCAAGTAAAATCAGATAAGAAAACAGCCAAATATGAATTAGGCAACTTTTGTGAACAATATGGTCTACCACCTCTACCTCCATCACGCcgacataaaaagaaaaacaatgaattTGATTATCAtcatacaaaacaaaaatttaccCCCAATAAATTTTACTCAAGAAACAGAAATAATTTCGAACCAAACAAATTTTACTCTGGAAACAAATTCCGAAAACCCTAGCCAAAACAACAGGCGGCCACCTAAACAGAAAATTTTCGTACAAAAGTAAAAGACAATGTTACGAATATAACAAAACCGGTCACTTTGCAAATAATTGCCCGGTAAAAAATACTATTATACAATTAAAAATCAGTAATGAAAAACGTGAAAATCTTATCTGGCTTTTAGAATTAAGAAGCACTGATTCCGAAAATGAACATAGTGAAAATAATTTTACATCAATAGAATCTTCCACCTCAGCTGATTCTAATGAACATGGTTCACCAGATTTCACTTTTGGGTGCAAAGATACTTGTTTCAAAACAATAAACGTTCTTTCTaaacaagaagaacaagaagaattatTAATTGACCTAATTGCAAAAATCGATAACCAAGAATCAAAATCTGAATAcctcaagaaattgaaaaaacttATCACATAGGAAATCATTGTTAATATTCCTTAGCAAAGAATCTGCCTTACTTCCACCTTTGACAAATTCAAAACtagtaaaaaagaaataacaattAAAGATTTGCAATAAGAAATAAGGACAATTAAAATACAAAtacaatcttcttcttttttaaaggAAAGACAACAAACTATATTAAGTGATAACTGAGGGTTACATGGAGCGATGCAAAAGcatcaaaagaaaacaataaagcatAAAAAGATGCACAAACACATCTATAAtgaagcaaaaaaaataaattataacaaGATGCACAGACGCATCTAGAATGAAAGGTAACCAAGATGTGACTTGATGCCGAACGACAtcgctgcactgcatatgtcacgagAGCAGTGTAAATGTAATAGCAACCGTAACCATAACCATAACCGGTGATATGATCACCTAGGAGAGGTGATTCGCTCACCAGGAGTCCGAAAGTAATCGAGAGTGTCAGAAACTCGAAAATTAGCAAACGAACTCCTAAGAACCATAACCAATACCAGAGCAATATGAGCAACTGTCTCGGATCCAAGATCCGAATTTGTAAGCCACCCGGATCCCAAATACGGATCCAAATCTGGCCTGAGACCCAAATCAAGTTTACCAAAGCAGATTTGTCAAGAGCCCAAGCCCATTTgaatctgatttgggcaccctaGCATCAACTCCTCTCTGGACACCCGAACGTCTATGCACCCCAACCTGTAGCCGTTGAGTGTCACCAGTGGAAGAACCCACTGCGCCACCCTCACCAACCACAACCAACCCCAGCGCTCCTCGTCCAGTTGTGCTTCCACGCCACCGAGAGGAAAACCCCTCACTGGGAGGACCTCGCACCACCGCCAGCCTTAGAACCCTGATCCTCGATACAATCTGAACCCAAAATGGGATCTTCTGTCCAAACGCCCGGCGCGCTGCAACCTTCAGCCACCAAGCAGTAGGTCCGGGATCCTATATTTAGTTCGGGTCCCCCAAACCATAGTGCCACCACCGATCCGACTGCAACCCTGCTAGAGCCACTCCTAATCCGAATTTTGACCTCTAAGACGACATCGGAGTTCCTGGATCCCAAACCTTCCAGTCGCCCGCAGCGACCAATCTTGGGCGCCGATCCGAAAACAATTCCAAAACCCAGTGCAAAGTAGTCTGGGTAGAAGAGAAAACCATCGCCTCAAGACGGGTCAAGGACCTCGACTtcttggagaaaaatggaaaaaaggAAGAGGCGGCAAGGGCCATGCTCGACAACTGCGACACCAAAGGAGGCGCTGGAAATTTACTCCATTGGAGATGGAGGAAGGTGCAGAATCGCCTACCCATGGGAGGTGTTCTCTTCAAATACATCGGGATGGGTAGGATAATCAGTCATGACAACAAAGAAATCAAACATGAATTAAATATTCTTAAAATAGATAATCAATTCCTTAAAATACACCATCCTACCGAAAACCCTACCAACAATGAACTATCTAAGCAAAACAATGCCGAATCATCTTAGAGAAAAACGCTTAGTATTATGTGCCAAATCCAACTCAAAAAATGGTATGCCGAAGTACACCTTAAAATCAAAGACTTTCAATTAATAACAACAACATTTATTGATTCAGATGCAGATCTCAACTGCATACAAGAATGTCTAATACCTtccaaatatttaaaaaaaaaaaaaacaaaagaaacattaAGATCAGCTAATGGAACCAAAATGGATATGAAATACAAAATTTCCAAAGCACATGTCTGTTAAAACAATGTATACTTCAAAACACCATTTGTCCAAGTAAAAAACTTAACCTACAAAGTAATTCTCGGTCTTCCTTTCATCACTTTAATATCCCTTTTACAACAGAACAAGATGGTATTACCACCTATCCATTTGGTGAACTAGTCAAATTTACTTTTTCATCTAACCCTAAAATCCATACACTAAAAGCTTTCCAAGAAAATTCTATTTCAAAAACACTCAATTGTATTTAGGCAAAATATAAGCAGACAACCTTCCTTAAAGAAGAAATCAACTTCAAACGAATTGATGCCCAACTACAAGGACATTTCCTTCAACAAAGAATCAAGacttttgaagaaaaaatcatTAAAGAATTATGTTTGGATATATTCctagagaagttttaaatacacacccctaataacttaatacacactccttactcaatacacataccatttaatttctcattctaacattttactaaatacacaacccaaattacctaaaatatccttaaacttaaaaattatgaaatacactattatttaacatttgattagtatatataattgaccatattaattacttgtgttagttattgggaaatccataaggattcattattgttccattcaaagttcaaatagatgcttagaaacaagttttgtattatttaagttctcatccaccaaacaccctattgatcaagtataaaattttgagtcgaacattcaaccaaaactgtatcagtagtttctccacaatggcggaactacgaagttgtcattggatggtcaaacacattaacaattacaaagttttatacatgtgatgttttatattagataagaAATTGTCTAATCATCActtttagataaaaaaaaatgaactaaaaagTGGGAGTATAAAGcaatatgttttaaaaacatttaataatATTGATTACGAAATTCTAAATTACTTGGtatctcaccccatttaattacaattcatttaagaaaaatttaaattagatggtttctaactttattcttgttttaaatgaggatgtcatgtatagaaattcattgtgtttataattatagaataatataaggaacatatgattattattattatttttcttttaatacataaatgtctattttggtcatttaacctacctataaaatctgatttgaaatataaaataatagagatgtgtattaagtagtttggggtgtgtatttaaaatttctcatattCCTACTACCTTCTGgcatagaaaaaaaatatattgttaCTCTCCCCTATACTAAAGGATTCAATGAGAAAAACATTCCTATCAAGGCTCGCCCAATCCAAATGAATCAAGAAGTCATGGAtttttgcaaaacaaaaataaaagatttactCCATAAAGGAATTATTAGATAAAGTAAATCCCCTTCATCGTGTCCTGCCTTTTATGTCCAGAAAAATGCTGAACTAGAAATAGGAACTCCACGCTTAGTCATCAATTATAAGCCTCTCAATACTGTACTAGAATGGATACAATATCCTATCCCCAACAAACGTGATCTCATTAATAGATTAAATAACTCCGTCAttttctccaaatttgatatgaaaTCAGGCTTCTGGCAAAGCCAAATTAGTGAAGAAGataaatacaaaactactttTGTCACACCCTTTGGTCATTATGAATGAAATGTAATGTCATTCGGTCTCAAAAATGCCCCCAGTGAATTTCAGAatagtatgaatgatatttttaatTCATATAGTAATTTCTCCATTGTTTACATTGATGATGTCCTCATTTTTTCACAATCCATCGATCAACACTGGAAATATTTACATCAATTCTTCACGATCATAAAAAACAATGGTTTTGTAGTTTCAGCTTCAAAAATCAAACTCTTCCAAACAAATACCAGATTTTTAGGATTCAATATCCATCATCTCCAAATTAGTCCAATAGATCGAGTAATCCAGTTTGCTGATAAATTTCCTGATATAATCTTGGACAAAAATCAGTTACAAAGATTCTTAGGTTCATTAAATTATGTGGTAGAGTTTTACCAAAATCtaagaaaaaaatgcaaacctTTGTTCGATAGATTACAAACAAACCCCCTGCTTGGTCCTCAGTTTATACTTCTTTAGTCAAAGAAATTAAAAGTTATGTCAAAACTCTACCATGTCTTGGCATTCCTCTCGCCAATTATTTCAAAATAGTTGAAACTGATGCTTCTGAGGTGGGTTACGGAGGTGTCTTAAAACAACAAATCTCTCCCACTCATCCTGAGCAAATTGTTAGATATTACTCCGGAGTCTTGACCCAATCACAAAGCAATTACagtactataaaaaaaaaaaagattttatcTATTATTTTATGTATTAGTAAATTTCAagatgatttattaaatcaaaagTTTTTGGTTAGAGTTGATTGCAAAAGTGCTAAAGATgttttagaaaaagatgttcaaaATATCGCCAGTAAATAAATCTTTGCCAGATGGCAAGCAATCttaagtattttttattttgaaatagcATTCATTAAAGGTAGTGACAACTATATTCCAGACTTTCTAACCCGAGAATTTCTACAGGGTTCCAAACATGAAGACCAGATTATCCACCAGGAGAAATCTCCCAAACCTAGTAATAGAAGCACCCTTTGATCTTTGCCCTGGTGCTCCCAGAAATACAGTAAAAACAGAGTCACCAACACCGGTCAAACAAGAATCATCCTCTAGTATGGTCCCAAATGCTGGGCACCCACCAATCCCAACCAATAATAGATTCAATACCATTGGTAGTACCCTTGGTAATAGTCATCCGAATTATCAGTAAACCAATATGACCCATTCAAACCTGACTCTCTCAAAcccaaattaattaaaaaaaaacctccCCCTTATTTCCAGCGAACTAGTCAcaatattttttatgttgaaccAAACATGAGTCACTTCAAAAATCCAATGTCCTTAGTTAAGGCCTATTACCCTCCTGGTTTTCACTTCCAACCTAGTCATCCTACCCAACCATTGAAATTTTATAAAGATATCCTTTTTGAAACACAATCAGTAACAATCAAACCTATTCCCGATCAGCGGAATCCATCCAAAATTCTGTATCATTCTCTTTACTTAGTCCGTATTATTTCTCTATCCCAATAGGGTGATCCTCCATACACCTACCACAAATTGGGAGATCTATCATTTAATTACTATGATTATGAAGAAACCTAGAACAAAATCTTCCTACACCAAACTGAAGATTTCAGTCACTCCTGGTtcttaaatttttataaaaaattcAATAGACAGTTCCCAATTGGTTCCTTGGTTGGTGGAGGGCTCATGGATGCCCATTTGATATTCTTCCGCAACCTATAAAAGATGTAGTTACCTATTTGTGAACAATCATGAACCTCACAAACTATGACACAAATTTCCCTATCACACTGCATTTTATGGTCAAATACAAACTCCCTTGGATCTTCAAAGCAttatgaattaaaagaaaatgtggTATCAAGACATTTTCTAGTCAAATGGTGGGATAAGTTCATCATAGAAAGAATCATCTCCCAAGTAAATGAAGAATTTCCAGTTACTCCATCACAACCCCCTCAGTCAAGTTTGCCAGTTAATACAAAATTGCCTCGACAAGCATCCACCTCACAATCACAACCACAACCTCCCAAGCTACAGTCCTCTTCCAAGTCCAAGGGCAAAGCAAAATCAAATACATCCTCCAAGTCAGCAGAATTAAAAGAGTTAGCCAAACAACTCTTGGAGCAAGCGGCTAATTTAAgtaatgatgaagatgaagaagaaactaCTTCCCGATCCTCATTATAACCTCACAGTCATCCCTGTACTTCAGGTAAACCAATCAAGTGGGATGATTACCAAGACAATCAAGACTCATATGCAAAGTTCGAGTAGCCACTACCAAGACAAG
This portion of the Rosa chinensis cultivar Old Blush chromosome 1, RchiOBHm-V2, whole genome shotgun sequence genome encodes:
- the LOC112194449 gene encoding protein NRT1/ PTR FAMILY 7.2 — protein: MAGLDTFKDQQGYEEEKNQTMTETCTMDGAVDWNGRPAIRGRTGSWVAAILILLNQGLATLAFFGVGVNLVLFLTRVLGQDNAEAANNVSKWTGTVYMFSLLGAFLSDSYWGRYKTCAIFQVIFVIGLTLLSLTTYLFLLKPKGCGDEQSPCGDHSNFEFAMFYISIYLIALGNGGYQPNIATFGADQFDEDDLKEGHSKIAFFSYFYLALNLGSLFSNTILGYFEDKGLWTVGFWASTGSAGMALILFLCGTPRYRHFKPQGNPLSRLCHVLVAATRKWKVKMTSDGDDHLYEEHGKQCSENQSRKILHTRGIKFLDRAAIVTSEELNQIDRCSPNPWRLCTVTQVEEVKCVLRLLPIWLCTILYSVVFTQMASLFVEQGAVMKTTISKFHIPPASMSSFDILSVATFIFIYRRVLDPLIAKVRKKGLTELQRMGIGLVIAIMSMISAGVVECFRLKYARTNCAATGCESSSSLSIFWQVPQYVLVGASEVFMYVGQLEFFNSQAPDGLKSFGSALCMTSISLGNYVSSLLVTIVMKFSSRDDMSGWIPGNLNNGHLERFYFLLAALTTADLMVYIVCAKWYKYIKFEAKGGDDRNENIRQGELRV